The nucleotide sequence TCCGAATTCGACAATTGCTCTCATGATTGTATCTTTAAGTTATTTTATTCAAAAATTCGTTATTGCGGTTATGATGATTATATTCTTGAAAAAGAAAACTTCCATGCCCTCTATTATATCGGCTATGCAGACGATGAAATTTCCAAACATAATAGCAATTCCCTTAATCGTTGTATTTAGGTATCTTCCGTCCTTAAAAGAAGATTACGGCTGTTTAAAAGACAGTTTAAAAATAAGAGGTATTTCTATTTCAGGCTTACGGTTTTTAATGCATCCCATTCGTTCTTTGGAACTTATAATTGTTCCGATTTTATTTAGAAGTCTTCGCATAGCTGAAGAACTTTCCACATCAGTTTTGCTGAGAGGAATTGAAAATTATAAAAACAGAACAAATATCTATCCGCTCAAATTTACAAAAACGGATTTTGTATACGGATTATGTACGGCTATTGCTGTGGGTGCGGTATCGTACTTACAGTTTAGTAATATTTTTTAAGGAGAATGTCATGGAAACAAAGACAAACAAATTGAATGCACGGGATTTTATTTTTATCGGAATCTTCGCTGCGG is from Treponema denticola and encodes:
- a CDS encoding energy-coupling factor transporter transmembrane component T family protein, yielding MNTKRKADTRTVLGIVFIFISFGLAVNKPLPSHVLLIICNFYLWDVRSYRESALYSGMYSIIAVSMFYIHYIPNSTIALMIVSLSYFIQKFVIAVMMIIFLKKKTSMPSIISAMQTMKFPNIIAIPLIVVFRYLPSLKEDYGCLKDSLKIRGISISGLRFLMHPIRSLELIIVPILFRSLRIAEELSTSVLLRGIENYKNRTNIYPLKFTKTDFVYGLCTAIAVGAVSYLQFSNIF